In one Paramormyrops kingsleyae isolate MSU_618 chromosome 18, PKINGS_0.4, whole genome shotgun sequence genomic region, the following are encoded:
- the rsf1b.1 gene encoding remodeling and spacing factor 1 isoform X2 produces the protein MAASAAAGSCPDSCPSFAVVCSFLERYGALLDLPELTFSQLERYLQETSTVPKPLVELHVKLLRKIGKSVSSERWEKYLVKICQEFNSTWAWELEKKGYLEMTVECKAGILKYLCECQFDDNVKFKTTINEEDPDKMRLQPIGRDKDGLMYWFQLDQDHNVRVYVEEQDDLDGSSWKCIVRTRNDLAQAVELLKTQIDPALLSKKEVEEGSTSTSPSPEDEERKEEQGNGNVTKKEKLEDSSEDEDDKPTLDAACSISPKIKGMEKPSKEDKDIAGDKSITMETEENKNSDGSGTLDEIPSTVTEIQNGNTVIKEEPKEEAVHVKGDIVSEKSSPITTGNFDGTVRVTGTEEVKKKTEDVQRAIKNDQQAKIPLKKREMKLSEDFDNISSSIVFWNPSATPVKEPPGEAPEKNVDVSQLPPASEEALKSAEEDHINGEIQSINNTNDNDRCKEGLVPTERPKDPEKEEFEKTNAVIQDVERSPKGDFAIGKLLTEEKDQAIEVIRTKESDQLNDIKALEENKADSTDNMLASDTSVVEEKGSQISVVNVMGPAPDLDTVGDTVKTDLYLEATQIEKKEVPTGPDETTVKEIEMTLDHGLPPVGNNDRVSGSKDPSVEIMETSLVSEAIPDEERESSSNSAETAAETMEVESGLGAVPVGSNEQGCGPQDPSKEAVKMALGSETIPAGEKESVSSSEKAAVEAVEVSSGLGAVPLGHNEQGCGPQDASNEAGKMALGSETIPAGEKESVSSSEKIAETKEVISALDDVPVGNNNQVCSSQDPSKETIEMALGPETISAGKKESVSSSEKAAVETMEVVSADNNVQVGNNNQVCSSQDPLKETIEMAVGPETIPAGKKESISSSKETAVEITETAPGLAAVPIAKAEMVSGSQDPVEMALNPEAIPVGEKGSASSSGETVVETVEMSSDLGAFSEEENTLGSSSQETAAETMETALKAIPVVEKGLASGPQTTYSEKKGTVSGSEDSAVEPMEIMPGSEPIAQVEKETASRTEYSTVKKLQTTSSSEDNPLQEKEIKSSIDTIIVENKVVICPESLSGSEAIDIGLKDTSSTSEDTVLEKKQTTIGYEDVLVGEKVSSLSSETTTVGEKDTTVAENTSGSKASTIGEMKAISDYNATAVEEKENTCVNISDISDAIKVGNGKAATGVDSFAPEIGVEIGVEEKETTSVSDSAAEEKDVVIPVENAFGSTSVPSEEKIDAVFTATKEHPSKDEGQEEPRESTAETLADTNENLSNGVSDKKQKKLNKEPGRVVDPSLDSGPIMDDTAEETSPEKDKKEFGEEKSQEKKPEAEEKEEIAGPTNKADIQTKVEEQVVQQIEDSEENNKEDQETEGGKGNGEVSSEIQQEGIRLKIKIPTHRRTAEIQKDADPELADGRSLRRSPRICRPTAKLAEIQDMKLERKQAAASVAEEDEEEDDKEDKIGQRKQRDRKIDPDGQTKSTKGRRRQRRARWSNTRTRWRKTKDSSEDDEEEEEEETEDDDSDEDYKVEKKKQNRNRQKNDSDTSSPSSSEEEIPNDDPCKHCGLPNHPELILLCDSCDSGYHTACLRPPLMIIPDGEWFCPPCQHKLLCERLEEQLQNLDVALKKRERAERRKERLVYVGISVENIIPPTDVEVEEEKQEKEEQEGEKEEIKKETKKSRNFGRRSTRARKQISYRFDEFDEAIEEAIEEDIKEAEGGGAGRGKDMATILSEEGKENGRPPKANSAHRRKKRRRLNDLDSDSTLEEEESEEEFRLSNSSEEEDFVVSDNDVDSEAEIQSYDDSDFGSVDASPRYGAVRSRRSSVRKRSTRRIALRQSHRRRRYSDEEEDETDEEEEDEIVTEGSSEFSASDLDARCRRSRRSRKRQVNYCETSDSEGSQGRPKAPLRRRLSSSDSEGSFCSKDSDEDKGRRKRGRRIGDSSEEESRQQCQRLTLKRRRASEEDDDDSEDSEEEERPVRKRLNRIDSDDSEEEKADLGETVAGSNEGRTQCVPTDEEVVEGVLGKGTSPLDYGLVELPSANGQSSMKGLEGLITRGHMGPKNGGPPPPTTMLAPNGLTPQEMLPQEDDEDDLMGVTDLVEYVCNSGEL, from the exons ATGGCTGCTTCGGCGGCGGCGGGTTCTTGTCCCGATTCGTGCCCGAGCTTCGCCGTTGTCTGTTCCTTTTTGGAGCGGTACGGAGCTCTTCTGGATCTTCCCGAACTTACGTTTTCGCAGCTGGAACGATATCTGCAAGAGACCTCAACAG TTCCTAAACCCTTGGTGGAGCTTCACGTGAAGCTTTTGAGGAAAATTGGCAAATCAGTGTCTTCAGAAAGATGGGAGAAGTACCTGGTAAAA ATTTGCCAAGAGTTCAACAGCACTTGGGCCTGGGAGCTAGAGAAGAAGGGATACCTGGAGATGACTGTAGAATGCAAAGCTGGAATTCTCAAA TATTTGTGTGAGTGCCAATTTGATGACAATGTGAAATTCAAGACGACAATCAATGAGGAGGATCCAGATAAAATGCGTCTGCAGCCAATCGGCCGAGATAAAGATGGTCTTATGTACTGGTTCCAGCTGGACCAGGATCACAATGTGCGAGTTTATGTGGAGGAACAGGACGACCTGGATGGATCCTCCTGGAAGTGTATTGTCAG GACACGAAATGACCTGGCTCAGGCAGTGGAGCTACTGAAAACTCAGATTGACCCAGCACTGTTGAGCAAGAAAGAGGTAGAAGAGGGGTCTACAAGTACCAGTCCAAGCCCAGAGGATGAGGAAAGGAAGGAGGAGCAGGGAAATG GGAATGTGACGAAGAAAGAGAAGCTAGAAGATTCctcagaggatgaagatgacaAACCCACTCTGGATGCTGCATGTTCTATTAGTCCAAAAATCAAAGGCATGGAAAAGCCATCTAAAGAAGATAAGGACATTGCAGGTGACAAATCCATCACAATGGAAACTGAAGAGAACAAGAATAGTGATGGTTCAGGAACATTGGACGAAATTCCATCAACGGTTACTGAAATTCAAAATGGCAATACTGTCATTAAGGAAGAACCGAAGGAGGAGGCTGTACATGTTAAGGGTGACATTGTGAGCGAAAAATCATCACCAATAACTACGGGTAATTTTGATGGTACTGTTAGGGTAACAGGAACTGAAGAAGTGAAGAAAAAAACCGAGGATGTCCAGAGGGCTATTAAGAATGACCAGCAGGCTAAGATCCCTCTGAAGAAGCGTGAAATGAAACTGAGTGAAGATTTTGACAATATAAGTAGCAGCATTGTCTTCTGGAATCCTTCTGCCACTCCTGTCAAAGAGCCACCAGGTGAGGCTCCTGAGAAGAATGTGGATGTGAGCCAGCTACCCCCTGCTTCTGAGGAAGCCTTAAAATCTGCAGAAGAGGACCACATTAATGGAGAAATCCAATCGATCAACAATACAAATGATAACGATCGATGCAAAGAGGGCTTGGTGCCCACAGAAAGGCCTAAGGATCCTGAAAAGGAGGAATTTGAGAAAACCAATGCTGTTATCCAGGACGTGGAAAGGTCACCTAAAGGGGATTTTGCAATTGGGAAGCTGTTGACTGAAGAAAAAGATCAAGCCATTGAGGTGATAAGAACCAAGGAAAGTGATCAGCTCAATGACATCAAAGCATTGGAGGAAAACAAAGCTGATTCAACTGATAACATGTTAGCATCTGACACCAGTGTAGTTGAAGAAAAAGGTTCTCAGATCTCTGTAGTGAATGTGATGGGACCTGCTCCTGACTTGGACACTGTAGGAGATACAGTGAAAACTGATCTGTATCTTGAGGCTACTCAGATAGAGAAAAAGGAAGTGCCCACTGGCCCTGACGAAACCACAGTAAAGGAAATTGAAATGACTTTGGATCATGGACTCCCACCGGTAGGGAACAATGATCGAGTATCTGGCTCAAAGGATCCTTCagtagaaataatggaaacatcTTTGGTTTCTGAAGCTATTCCAGATGAAGAAAGGGAATCAAGCTCTAACTCTGCAGAGACTGCTGCTGAGACAATGGAAGTGGAATCTGGTCTTGGGGCTGTTCCAGTAGGGAGCAATGAACAGGGCTGTGGCCCTCAGGATCCTTCAAAAGAAGCAGTGAAGATGGCTTTGGGTTCTGAGACCATTCCAGCTGGGGAAAAGGAATCAGTCTCGAGCTCTGAGAAGGCTGCAGTTGAGGCAGTGGAAGTGTCTTCTGGTCTTGGGGCTGTTCCGTTAGGACATAATGAACAGGGCTGTGGCCCTCAGGATGCTTCAAATGAAGCAGGGAAGATGGCTTTGGGTTCTGAGACCATTCCAGCTGGGGAAAAGGAATCAGTCTCGAGCTCTGAGAAGATTGCAGAAACAAAGGAAGTGATATCTGCTCTTGATGATGTTCCAGTAGGAAATAATAACCAGGTCTGTAGCTCGCAAGATCCTTCAAAAGAAACCATAGAGATGGCTTTGGGTCCTGAAACCATTTCAGCTGGGAAAAAGGAATCCGTCTCAAGCTCTGAGAAGGCTGCAGTTGAAACAATGGAAGTGGTATCTGCTGATAATAATGTTCAAGTAGGAAATAATAACCAGGTCTGTAGTTCGCAAGATCCTTTAAAAGAAACCATAGAGATGGCTGTGGGTCCTGAGACCATTCCAGCTGGGAAAAAGGAATCAATCTCGAGCTCTAAGGAGACTGCAGTTGAGATCACTGAAACGGCACCTGGTCTTGCGGCTGTTCCAATAGCGAAAGCTGAAATGGTCTCTGGTTCTCAGGATCCAGTGGAGATGGCTTTGAATCCTGAGGCCATTCCAGTTGGGGAGAAGGGGTCAGCCTCTAGCTCTGGGGAGACTGTAGTTGAGACAGTGGAAATGTCTTCTGATCTTGGGGCTTTTTCAGAAGAGGAAAACACATTAGGCTCTAGCTCTCAGGAGACTGCAGCAGAAACAATGGAAACTGCTCTGAAGGCCATTCCAGTAGTGGAAAAGGGTTTGGCCTCTGGGCCTCAAACCACTTACAGTGAGAAGAAGGGAACAGTTTCTGGCTCAGAAGACTCTGCAGTGGAACCAATGGAAATAATGCCAGGTTCTGAGCCTATTGCACAAGTGGAGAAGGAAACTGCTTCTAGAACAGAGTATTCTACGGTAAAGAAACTGCAAACCACTTCTAGTAGTGAGGACAATCCACTgcaagaaaaagaaataaagtcTAGCATCGATACCATTATAGTAGAGAATAAGGTAGTCATCTGTCCTGAAAGTCTTTCTGGATCTGAGGCTATTGATATCGGGTTAAAGGATACTTCCTCTACATCTGAGGACACTGTTTTAGAGAAAAAGCAAACCACTATTGGCTATGAGGATGTTTTAGTAGGAGAGAAAGTAAGCTCCTTGAGCTCTGAAACAACTACAGTAGGAGAAAAGGACACCACTGTTGCAGAAAATACTTCTGGATCTAAGGCCTCTACAATAGGAGAAATGAAAGCCATCTCTGATTATAATGCAACTGCAGTAGAGGAAAAGGAAAATActtgtgttaatatttctgATATCTCTGATGCAATCAAAGTAGGAAACGGCAAAGCTGCTACTGGTGTGGACAGTTTTGCCCCTGAAATAGGAGTAGAAATAGGAGTAGAGGAAAAGGAAACCACTTCCGTCTCTGATTCAGCTGCAGAAGAGAAAGATGTAGTCATTCCTGTTGAAAATGCATTTGGCTCTACTTCTGTACCCTCAGAAGAGAAAATTGATGCAGTATTTACTGCAACCAAGGAACATCCCTCAAAGGATGAAGGCCAAGAAGAACCAAGGGAATCCACTGCTGAAACCCTTGCTGACACTAATGAGAATTTGAGCAATGGTGTGTCTgataaaaaacaaaagaaactgAACAAAGAACCAGGCAGAGTTGTAGACCCTTCCTTGGATAGTGGCCCTAttatggatgacactgcagAGGAAACTAGTCCTGAGAAGGATAAAAAGGAATTTGGAGAAGAGAAAAGCCAAGAAAAGAAACCAGAGGCAGAAGAAAAAGAGGAAATTGCGGGTCCAACAAACAAAGCAGATATTCAAACGAAGGTGGAAGAACAAGTAGTTCAGCAAATAGAAGACTCAGAAGAAAACAACAAAGAGGACCAGGAGACTGAAGGAGGAAAGGGGAACGGTGAAGTATCATCAGAGATCCAACAGGAGGGCATTCGTTTGAAGATCAAGATTCCAACCCACCGTAGAACAGCAGAGATCCAGAAGGATGCTGACCCAGAACTGGCTGATGGAAGGTCTTTGAGGAGATCACCACGGATATGTCGCCCAACTGCCAAGCTTGCTGAAATCCAGGACATGAAGCTGGAGAGGAAGCAAGCTGCAGCGTCTGTGGCtgaggaagatgaggaggaggacgaTAAGGAGGATAAGATTGGTCAGAGAAAGCAGAGGGACCGCAAGATTGATCCTGATGGTCAGACTAAGTCTACAAAG GGCCGAAGACGGCAGCGACGAGCACGGTGGTCCAACACTCGGACTAGGTGGCGCAAAACAAAAGACTCCAGTGAggatgatgaggaggaggaagaagaggagacTGAGGACGATGACAGTGATGAAGATTACAAAGTGGAGAAGAAAAAGCAAAATCGCAACAGACAGAAGAATGATTCTGATACATCCTCACCTTCTTCTTCTGAGGAAGAGATACCAAATGATGATCCTTGCAAACACTGTGGCCTCCCAAACCATCCTGAACTG ATCTTGCTCTGCGACTCGTGTGACAGTGGCTACCACACGGCCTGCCTGAGGCCACCCCTCATGATCATCCCCGACGGCGAGTGGTTCTGCCCGCCCTGCCAGCAT AAACTTCTATGTGAACGGTTAGAAGAACAGCTGCAGAACCTGGATGTGGCTCTGAAGAAGAGGGAACGAGCGGAAAGAAG GAAAGAACGCTTGGTCTATGTAGGGATCAGTGTTGAGAACATCATCCCTCCTACT GATGTTGAAGTGGAAGAGGAGAAGCAGGAGAAAGAGGAACAGGAAGGGGAGAAGGAGGAGATTAAGAAAGAGACCAAAAAAAGCCGGAATTTTGGACGACGGTCAACCCGAGCAAGGAAGCAAATTAGCTACAG GTTTGATGAGTTTGATGAGGCTATTGAGGAGGCCATTGAGGAGGATATCAAAGAGGCAGAGGGAGGAG GGGCAGGCCGGGGAAAGGACATGGCTACCATCCTGTCAGAGGAGGGAAAGGAGAATGGCCGGCCTCCCAAGGCCAACTCGGCCCACCGCAGGAAGAAGCGACGACGCCTCAATGATCTGGACAGCGATAGTACCCTGGAAGAGGAGGAGAGTGAGGAGGAGTTCCGCCTCAGCAACAG TTCAGAGGAAGAAGATTTTGTGGTGTCAGACAATGACGTGGACAGTGAAGCAGAAATCCAGTCCTATGATGACAGTGACTTTGGCAGTGTTGACGCAAGCCCACGTTATGGAGCTGTGCGGTCCAGACGGTCCTCTGTGAGGAAGAGAAGTACACGACGGATCGCGCTGAGACAGTCCCACCGGAGACGGCGGTACTCGGATGAGGAAGAAGACGAGActgacgaggaggaggaggatgaaaTAG TAACTGAGGGCTCCAGCGAGTTTAGCGCCAGTGACCTGGATGCACGTTGCCGCCGATCCCGCCGAAGTCGGAAGCGACAGGTGAACTACTGTGAGACCTCGGACTCCGAGGGCTCCCAGGGTCGGCCAAAAGCACCCCTCCGCCGGCGGCTCTCCAGCTCTGACAGCGAAG GCAGTTTCTGTTCCAAAGATTCTGATGAAGACAAGGGGAGAAGGAAGAGGGGGAGGAGGATCGGCGACTCATCAGAGGAGGAGTCCAGGCAGCAGTGCCAACGGCTGACACTGAAGCGGCGGAGAGCATCAGAGGAAGACGACGACGACTCGGAGGATTCTGAGGAAGAAGAGCGACCTGTGCGCAAGAGGCTGAACCGCATCGACTCTGATGACTCTGAAGAGGAGAAAGCCGATCTTGGGGAAACGGTGGCAGGCAGCAATGAGGGAAGAACCCAATGTGTCCCCACAGATGAGGAGGTAGTAGAGGGGGTCCTGGGCAAGGGAACGAGCCCCCTGGACTACGGTCTGGTGGAGCTGCCGTCGGCCAATGGGCAGAGCTCCATGAAGGGCCTGGAGGGTTTGATCACTCGGGGCCACATGGGGCCCAAGAATGGtggcccacccccacccacgaCCATGCTGGCACCCAATGGCTTGACCCCACAGGAGATGCTCCCCCAGGAAGACGATGAGGATGACCTCATGGGGGTGACGGACCTTGTTGAGTATGTCTGCAATAGTGGAGAGTTATAA